One Algoriphagus sp. Y33 genomic window, TATCCCCTCAGCTGACGGTTAATCGCCCCTGAGGACAAGATCCAGCCCAATCCTACCCAGGATGCTTCGTCGTCCATTTGGGATCCGGCTGCATAGGATAGGGTAAACGGATAGCCTCCATTTGGCCCAGGCAATTCGAAAAGCGGGATATTGTAAGAAAAATCACCGGTAAAGGGATCTACCATTTCATTGGTACCAATAGCCGAAAAACCCCTGAATTCAGGAGCGGATGGTCCTGAGGTCAATGCAAAAACCCGGGTTGATCCCATCGGAACCAAAAAAGTCAACAATAAAAAAAGTGCGATACTTTTCCTTCGCTTGTATAACAACATAATCTAGCTTAATAAGGGATTACTTTTCTATAATTCGTTTTTTGACCGGATCCATATTGAATAAAATGGAATTGTAATTTGGAGCTGAGACATCACAGGCCACATTGACTGTCTGATAGTCAATCATCCCGCAGGAATCCGTGACTTTCAATTCAATCTGATACGGAGGTGGTAAGTCCACCAAAATCCCGCTGCTGTATCCCTGGATTGGTATCAACTCTTCAAAATCAGCATCTCCCCCGGAAAACTTCCATTCAATCAGGTAAGGGGCTTTTCCTCCTTTTACATCACTAAAAAACTCAATTAACGTGTTGGACGGAGTCTGACAGTCTATGTTGATGGGAGATTTTACAATGTTTACTTGTATGGGCAACTCATCCCGCAGGGGATCTATCAATAAGTTCTTTTTGTATCTTTTCCCCATGTCGTCCACCAGCGAGAGGTCAAAAATCGTGGGTTCCTCCAGCCCTGACAAGTCTACATTAGCAAGCAAAAAACTGTTATTGCCGAAACTTTTCCGGAAGATGTAGCTATCGGAATTCTGATCTGCTTTATTTTCCAAAACTATCCGGACAGAATCCTTCGTTCCGAATTTATCTTCAAAGATCACCCCTATTTTACCCCCATGATACGCTATCTGCTGAAAGTCGCCCTGAACGGCATTGAGATGGACATAATAAACCGTGGTATCAGATGTCCTCAAATGATTTTCAAGTTCATCGTACTGTTGGGCAAACACTGATGATGTCCAAAGCAAAATCGTGGATATTAATACAACATATTTCATTATTTGCGGGATAATTTGGAGATGCCTATTCTAAAATCGACTACATTATTATAGCCACCCTTCAGGGATTGCGGATTCAAAAGTGTTTGGATATTAAGTTTCGTCTCCCCGCCGGGCGAAAGATTAAACAATCTCCCTGCACCTAGCTTAAGGTTGGAATAAAGGCCTTCGGCTTCGGTAACAACTTCAGAAAAATCCGGATTCCTCCTAAATGAATTTTCCACGATTACAAAAAGCTTATCTTCAAAGATTTTTCGTCTGGCAAACAGTCTGGCTCCTATGGCAGAAAAGTCTTTGCCCGAAACCCCTATTTCAGGTCCAAGCCCCAATTCATAAAATTCGCTTAGCCTAACCCCCAAACTTCCCGAAAAATCAGAAACCGATACGTTATCCTTATACTTTTCCATAGAGACAAGCCCCTCAAAAAACAGGTTATCCTTAAGTTTCTTCTTTTCGGAAATCAGATACATACTTAGGGAATCCTGTATTTCCTCGCTGATTCTATAGAGTTTGTCACTTGCAAGAGAACGAATACTGTCTACTATTTCCCTGTCCTTGACACTTATGACCCGCTTTGCCATGGCTTGCTTTTGGGTGACACCCTCCAAAGCCATCGCCTCACCGCCTATCTCCCCGGAAAATTGTGATTCAAGCTCTTTTTGAAACTGATCTTTATCCTGCCAAGGCAGATCCCGCATTTGGCCACCAAAAAGGGAATCAGCAGAAAATCTTTCCAAAATAGAGGTTGGGATAGAATCAAAACCACCATCTAAATAGTGGGTAAGACCGGCAGGCTTACCCTCTTGTAGCCGACGGACAGCCTTATCTTCCCACAGTTCGTCGGGGATTAATGAATCCTCATTGAAAGTCGGCTCCCCGCCGGATTCCTGCGGCATTTTTACAAAACGGAGAATGTTTTTCAATGAATCGGCACTTTGCGGTTTTTGCTCAGAGGCTTTTTGAAAGCTTCCGATATTCTTTAAAAATAAATCTGTCTTCTGCCCTTTGATAAGGGTATCGACAGGTAATTTTTCAACAAAACTTCCTGACAGAGAATCAAAATCATCATCAAAATATTGGGTAATGACGGCAGATTTTCCCTCCTCCATCGGAAAGACCTTGCCGGACACTAAAGAATCATATTTAATGCCCTTCTCCAATTTAGAAGCAGGCAATATCCCGCTATTCCTGAGAAAGGATTTTGATAAGTCGCCCTTTTTCGGTGTTGACTGTATAGTGTCTAATACGGGAGAAAATATTTCAACACGTTCACCAATTATTTTTTCTACCCTGCTCTGAGCCGGGCTTTCAAACGTGAAGCAAAAAATCAATACCAAGAAACAATATCCCTTTGCCATTCATCGTTGATTAAAGAATTGGCCGCATGATACATTTTTTATTCTTAAGTAAAAATTACCCTATATAGGGTATTGTTTATATGGAAAAAATTTCTATCAACATACGAAGGGATAATTCTTATATGCAATCAACAGAAAACCGCATACATGTCTTGGATCTAACCAAGCCTACCCCCATTCGTAAATGATTGATTTTCAGCAACAAAAAATTAACCCTATTCTTTAAAAAAATAAAAACAATCCATACCCCAATCCGGTTACACCGACTATTTGAGTAGGATCTTAGCGTTGGCCTCAATCATTTCCGTGGCAACAATAGCTGCTCCTACACCTAAATCTCAATTGGGATATGCCAAGACAAATTCCCTCCAAGACGGTCTTTGACTAGTCGCTGTGTCAAACTACCGTGACTACCGATGCTGTGATGCAGCTTTATTTAAGACTTGCTGAAAAAAGGCTCAGGTATGCCAGCTTCGAGGTGGCCGAGTGAAGAGGTATGGGTATATCTGGAATGAGGCCAACGAATCAGATGGTAGGACTGAGACTAGCTTGAAAATCCCGGTTCCGGAATTTTCTGATGCATGGATTAAGACCTATTGTGCTCAATACCCTTGCACTTGTTGAAAAACCGTTCGCCTCAAAAATGGGTCAATCATTCAAAAGGATAGCTTTTGATCTATTACTGACATTTTTCATCACGCCCTATTTATTTGATCACGATAAATTAGGTATTCAAAGCAAATTCGGGCTGTCTTTTTGATTTTCCATGTAGCAAAATCAACGTAATAATACACACAGCCGTCATGATGATTCCGGCAATTTGATTCAGATCTCCCAGGAAATTTACCCATGTCACCTGCGAGCCACTGAACTCTTTGAACAGCATCACTCCCACACTTCCGCTGTAGCCCAGTGCGTCTGCGGTGTAGAAAAGAAAACCAACATTCCCACTAAAGCGCAGCATTGCAATGAATCGCTCAAAGATCAGACAATGAAATAAAATGTAGGGCAAATAAAGTCCTACTCCATTGATTATCATCCACCAGATAGGTGACATGACGCCCTTTTCAAAAACAAATGTCAACACCACAATCCCTATACAGCATGTCATGCTCAGATAAATCCCATAATCAAACGCCTTACGGTTGTCCCGTATCAGCACTCCAAAAGCTGCAATCACCAAAACCAACACCGCTACAGGAATCTCGGTCAGCGTGATCAGTTGTGGACTACCATGCATACCGAGCTCAGCCCAAAATTCCACCATAAAATTGTCACGGAAATCACGCACAATTGTCAAGAGCACATACACCACCACCAAGCCGCCAAAGACCAGCCCATTTTTTCTCAAAAAATCCATCCGTTGCCGTGCATTCATCGGCAGCCGTTCGGACCGAAGCATCAAATCCTCCGTTGAGCGTTGCTGGGAACTGCTGAGCATTCGTACTGACACCAGAAAAAAAGGAAAGAAAAGTAAACCCGTGAGAAAGGGCATAAAAAATTCACCTATGCCAAAATCCTGCATCAACCACAACCCCGCTGATTTCACCAATCCTGTGGAGAAAATAAAAGTAGCACTCAATGCAGCAGCCAAAAGCTCTGTGTTTTTCCTCCCCTCCAGATAGGAAAAAACCAACCCAAACACCATTCCCAATGGAAATCCATTCAAAAACAGCGCAAACGGCTTCAAGTTGATAGGCAAAACTGCAAAAGCCAAAAGCATGAGCAAGCCGAATCCGACCAAAGCAATTAAGGAAATGGCACGTCTATTGGGTGTCATTTCGGACACTAATTTGATGCCCAGAAACTTAGAAAACATATAGCCAAGTACCTGACTGATCACCAGCACAGTCTTAAGATCCATCCCGTAAAAACCTGCGTCGAGGTATTGCCCGGCTAGAAATGCCTTACGAACCGCATACATACCCGTGTAGCAGAGAAATGCCCCGGTCATTAGCATATATGTTGATCTTTTAGGAAAAGACATCCTAAATACCGCTGGCATGGTTTTCATGTGTTTATAATTGTTTTCTATTGGCCACATGGAATCTCGCACGGTTTATAATCATCCCACTGTGTGTCGTCTTCGACATGCTCGATTTCATCTGTTTATAATTTGCTTTTAGAGGTCAGATGGAATCTTTGACGGTTAAAACAATCATTGGCCTGTGTGTTTTAATGATGATTTCAATCGTGTCGATTTCATATCATGATTTTTTTAATCAAATTCTGACATTAGCCAAAAAATCCAAAAATCTAATTTAGAAGACTCTTTTCCGGGAGATTCCAGTAAAAAACAAAATCTCAAAACTTTATAAGTTAGCTAACTAAATACTGTTTTCTAACTATATAGTAGTATTGTATTTCAAAGATATTGGCATCAATTCAAAAACTTAAAACCTGCATGTTAAGTGTTTATTAACTTTTAACAGCAATAAATTAATTTTCCAATTAGGAAATTTTTTAAGTTTATTTGTGCCCATCACAAGGGTAGATTTTGGACAGGGAAATCGCTTTTAACTTTCTAGATAGAAATAATGCCACCCCCCGGGGTTATTATACAACATAAAGACGTTTTAAGCTAAAATCTTATTATCCCCGCCACAGTGCGCAAGCTCTTCGGGATTTAAAAGCCTGAAATTCTAAGATAGTTATAGAAAATGTTGGATTTTGCTTTCAGTTAAACCCCAAAGAACCTGTCCCGGGAATCGGGAGGTGAAATAAATTTTAAACGCGATTTTCCTGAGATTTTGGACTACACCGAGTCAATAGACAGAATTTTCACAGAGGGGAATCACACCAAACTCCTGAGAAAGCCATCTCTATCATTAAAAACAAATGAGGAAAAAACACTACATCAAACTTATCGTTTTTGACATGGCAGGAACTACTGTCAATGAAAACAATGTGGTCTACAAGACTCTCCAACTGGCTATCAATAAGCTAGGTCATGACGTTACGCTTCACGATGTGCTGTTGAATGGCGGGGGAAAAGAAAAACTACAGGCTATCCGTGACATCATGAGACCTGCTTACAACTCTTCCGATTCGCTTGAAAAAGATGCACAGGCTGCATTCTCTGACTTTCTTATTTTGCTAAAGGATGCTTATGAAAACTTAACGGTGACTACCTATGAGGGCACAGTAGCGCTCTTTGAGTATCTCCGAAAAAATGGTGTAAAAACAGCTTTGAACACCGGGTACAACACAAAAACAGCGCTTTCACTCTTGGAAAAATTGAACTGGGGCGAAGGGCAGACATTTGATGCGTTGGTGACCGCAGACGATGTGGACAGAAGCAGGCCCGCTCCTGATATGATTTTGCTGGCTATGGAAAAGTGTGGGATATCCAACCCCAAGGAAGTGGCTAAAGTAGGTGACTCGATGGTAGATATCGAAGAAGGAAAAGCAGCCCACTGCGGACTGACATTTGGCGTGACTACCGGTGCCCAGACAGCAGACCAACTTAATGCAGCTCGCCCGGATTTCATTATCGATTCACTTCCGGAATTGAAAAGTATAATTGCAATAAGGGGCTAATTATCAATAGCCATAACAACGTCTCGCCCTGTTCCTATTTCTTCGTATCCGGCAAGCTACCACACACATTTTGAGAATTCTTCTAACATTGTAATTCATGAATCCACAACATGCTATCGTAATCGGCGCAGGTATCGTAGGACTATCCGTGACCAGAGCACTACATGCCCAAGGCTGGAAAGTAACTGTTATTGAGCGTCATCCCCAGGCTCAGGGAGCATCAGTGAGAAATTTCGGTATGATTTGGCCTATAGGTCAAGCGCAGGGCCCAAGCTTCGACCGGGCTGTACGTACCCGGGAAATCTGGCTAGAGATGGCTCAAAAAGCCGGATTTTGGGTTGAGCAGACCGGCGCATTGCATTTAGCATATACTGATTTGGAGCTACAGGTGGTCTCGGAATATGTATCTGCCATGAAAGGCAAAAATTCGGCCCGGCAACTTTCACCGGAAGAAACCCTTGCGAAAAGTCCTGCAACCGTCGGGAAAGGACTTAAAGGGGCACTTTGGACTACGGAGGAGATGATAGTGGATCCAAGGGAGGCCATCGCCAAAACTGCTAACTATCTTGAAAGCCTCCAAGGCGTAGACTTCGTCTGGAACAGAGCCATCTCACGCATCGAAGGAAACACGGTTTACAGCGGTCAGAAATCCTGGTCTGCAGACAAAATATTTGTCTGCAGCGGTGCTGACTTTGAGACCTTATATCCTGAATTGTTTGAGTCCACTCCTATCACCAAGTGTAAGCTACAGATGATGCGCCTGGTACAGCAGCCGCAGAGTTGGCGTATCGGCCCGCCACTATGTGCAGGACTAAGCTTTATACACTACAAGGGTTTTCAAGTTGCGGCTTCCTTGCCGAAGCTTAAGGAAACCTATACCGGGCAGTACCAAGAACTGCTTGATCTGGGTATTCACGTAATGGTCTCCCAAAATGGCAAGGGAGAACTGACCATTGGTGACAGCCATGAATATGGGCTTAACTTCACACCCTTTGACTCCAAACATATCAACCAACTAATCTTGGAAGTGTTACGGACTTTTGCACAATTTAAGGACTGGGAAATCGACAGCTCCTGGCACGGGATTTATCCTAAAATGACCAATGGTGCGACGGAATTTGTCCATCAAGTCGATGACATCGTTACCATTGTCAATGGAATGGGAGGCGCAGGAATGACACTTTCCTTTGGACTCGGTGAAGAGGTGGTAGCGTCCAGCCCAAACCGGTAGGGAGTTCCTCTGCTGGTTTAGGCGCAATCATTTGACAATTTTATAACATGATAATAAAACTCTTGAGGCTCAATTTATTTTGAGCTGAGAATGTACAATTCCGAAGATGCTATATTGGATCAGTTGCTTCTCTCAAACTAATGCAAAACAATCCGGCGGGATACCCGGGCGGGCACAAAGGCGTACTATACTTTGTCTTCGAAGAAATAAACTACCAGCATTTGTACGGGAATATTGCCCACATTTACCGGATTATGCTCCAGCCTTCCGTCAAATAACATAGAATCTCCCGACTCCAGATCAATTTCCTGATCTCTGAAAATGTACCGTACTGAGCCCGAGATAATGAATTTGTACTCAAAAGCATCAGTCTGCACAAAATCCCGTGTGGATCCCGGCTGGATCTCCAGAAGCACAATATCAATGGTGCTCTGTTTGACTTTCTTAGTGAAAACCCGAAAATACTCATAGCCGCTAGCTGCTTCCTTTTCGAATCGCTCATAAGCTGACTTACGCCGGATCAATACAGGGGATTCACGCGCATGCAGGTCCAATTCTGTAAAAAATGAATCCAAATCAACTTCCAGTGCTTTGATGATCTGAATCAAAACCAGCAAAGATGGAATAGTGCGACTGTTTTCGATCTGCGAAATCAACCCCTTGGTGACTCCTGCCAGATCGGCAACGTCCTGCAGGGTCATACCTTTTTCCTTGCGAATACTTTTGATTTTGTTACTGATCTGTACGATCACTTCATGCTCCATGTCCTGCTATTTTGGGTGTGCTAAGCTAACCTACTTATTTATTGAAAAGTAAAAAAGCAGGTTACGTTAGATTTAGGATAATTGAATTACCCTTTGTGTAATAGCCCGCATCTAACCGCCTCACTTTTGATGGAATAAATTTCCGGTTAAATTGACTAGCAAAAAGGGAGCTTCATGCAAAGCATCCACTCCCTGAATTAACAAACCAATTAAATCAATGTTTAGTAAAATTAAACATCAAAACACATCAGAATTCTAAATTCAGATTATTTATATGTTATCTTAAAACCAAAGAACTATTATGAATCTCATCCAGTCCAGCAAAAACAATTACCTACTTAATTTAGTCTCATTTTGGTATAGTGATGACAACAACTTCAACAAATCACAAATTCTTAACACCATTACTTTGAGAAGTTTGATCCCAATACCTTATTTATGTATATATAAACCTGTTAATTATGGACAAGAAAGCTTCCAAACTCAGTAGCGCCAAGAGAGTTGACATGGTGTTTGATCTATACAGAAAATTCGGACAGGAGGATTACATAGGAGAGCCTGTATCACAGATTGAGCATATGAGCCAATCTGCCCAAATTGCAGAAAAAGAAGGACATGATGACGAAGTGATTTTGGCAGCATTCTTTCATGACATCGGGCACTTATGTGTCAACCAAGGAGACTTTGAAACCATGCATGGCTATGGGATACTAAGTCACGAGAAAATCGGAGCTGACTTTTTAAGAGATATTGGGTTTCCTGAACGAATAGCCAAATTGGTTGAAAACCATGTACAGGCCAAGCGCTACCTGACCTACAGATATCCGGAATATTACGAGAAACTCTCCCAAGCAAGCCGGAAAACACTTGAGTTTCAGGGCGGAAAAATGAATGAAGATGAAGCTGTTGCCTTCGAGACTGATCCACTCTTTGAGTTGTCTCTTAAGATGCGTACTTGGGACGAAATGGCAAAAGAAGAAAACATCCCCCTGCCCGATCTGGAAAGCTATATACGGATGGCAGAACGATTGATCAATTAGTGCAAGGTTCTAAATTCTGATTACAGACAGCTCATTTCCGTTTAATTCTTACCCCACAATACTTTTTTGAAATCTTGGGTAGATGTTTTACTCAATTGAAAAAAACACCCCTCCGAATGCCGGAGAGGTGTTTTGAACAGCTTCAGCTGGGATGGCAACTAGAGAAAGCCACCTAAAAAGCAAAAAGTCTAGTTGGTTCCTTCCACCATTTCCCTGATGCCCCTGTCGGCTTTCGAATCCGGATATTCCATTCCCAGCAACTGGAAAATGGTACGGGCAACCATGGAAGAATGCCACTGGCCTTGGGACTTCATTTCGCCACCGGCCGGTGTATCGGGTCCAATAGCCGCCATCCAGATCTCTCCCGCTTCAGGCACAGATGAGCCATGACTTCTCCAAGAAGTTTTGCTGATGCCACGACCATGATCGGTGGTAATGATCATCGTAGTCTTGTCTTTGTACTGAGGGTCTGACTGCACGAAGTCCCAGATCTCCTTGATATAAGCATCCGTCTGCTTAGCTGACCAGATGTACTGATCGTACTGATTTCCGTGTGCCCAGTCGTCAGTCTCTCCATAAGAAACATACAGCACTCTTGGCTTTTTGTTTTTCAAGGCTGCCATTGCATAGTTCTGTGTAAACACATCCAATCTCACTCCTCCCCATGGCCCGCGGATTTCGGATTGCATCTTGTTGGTCAAAATCTCTTCAGGGGAAAGATCAGCCCCCTCGGCAATGTCAAATCCGGCATTCACGGGCACTGCACTTCTCTCCTCATTTATTATATAGGGAAATACATCCCAAGAACCGAAGGCCATCACTTTACCCTTAAACCCAGGTTTCTGATTCAGATACTCCAGAAAAGTCACATTGGGATTGTTGATTTTATCATTACTGTTGATGTGCCTATCATCTGCAAATCCACTCAGCACTTCATTGTACCCAGGATAGGAAAACCACATTTTATTGCTGTTGTCAACCTTATTTCCATAAGCACGATTGCCATAGATTTGACCTTCTTCGGCAATGGTATTCCACAGAAACGGCAGTAGCATCCCCCTCCTCACAAGAGGATCTATATTCCAGAAATCTTCCAGTAAAGATCCCGGTTCTTTGACCATTCCTGTATCATCCACAAGCAAGGAATCCGCCCCTTTGAATACCTCCTGCCACCTCAGCCCATCTAATGTGATCAGGATGATGTTTTCAGTCTTGTACTCTTGCCCTTTTACCGTGCCTATCCGGAAAAAACAGAAAGCGAGAGCCGCATAAATAATTGATTTTTTTAACATTATTTTTATGAGGTTATGAATTAACATGAACTTGTATCAGAGTTCTCTCCACCTACCCTAATGCAAAATCCGAGTTTGAAAAGTCACCCCTCATTCTACTAAGAAGGGTGACATTTGAGTTAAGTTATACCTTTTGAGGGACTATCCAGTCTGCTATCTAATTAATCCATATCCCACCACACGCGTGTGGTAATGGCATCCGGGCCTTGACGCGCTATCGCACTTTCGTAGTTCGCTTTATTGAGCGATTGCACAGAACTAGGATACATGAAACGGACAGGAACCGTATTGATGTAAGCTGCAGGCCCCGGAGTGATTTTAGGATAATCCGTTCTTCTCCAGTCATACCAGCCTTCCATTCCTGAGAAATACAGGGCAAGCCACTTTTGAGTACCGATTTTGGACAGCTTCTCTTCAGTAGAGCCGGTATAAGCTACTTCCGGCTGCGCAAAATACGCATCTCCCACTACCAACTTATCTGCTATCTGAGGTAGATTAATGATTTCATATCGGCTTTTGTAATAAGCAAAAGAAGACTCAATCCCATTTTTATAATAATCTTCAGCTGTGCCGGTAGTGATATACCCTCTTTCTCTAGCTTCTGCCAATACAAACTGAAGTTCTGAATAACTCATTAAGATCGCCTGGGCACCAATAGGATTTGCCAGCGGGGTACATGCAGAACAAGACCATAGATACCCCACACGGGATATGAAATTAGAACCGCCCTTGGTAGGGTCACCTGAAGGAGAATAAGCCAAAGCCTCCTCATCCGCCAAGCCGTTTGGCACCCCTTGGTAATCGTCCTTAGTTCCGATCACTCCTGCTCCGGAGTCGTTAGTAGGCTGCGCATAGGCATACAATCTTGGATCTTCCAGCTCTTTCAAAACGTTTTCCATTCTTTCACTCAACCTATACTCATCAAAAGAACCGGAACGGGTAGTATACAACCCATGCTGGTTTGGTACATCCTGAAGGTATTGCAAAGCCGCCTGATCGTCATTGGAAGTGAAGATCGGGTACTGCGTAGGATCAGAAACAATCGCCTGCATGCCTGCCGCCGGATTCATCCGGTCAGAAAGCCTCATTAGCATTCGAAGCCTAAGTGAATTCGCATACTTCTTCCATCTCACCACATTCCCATCGAAAAGAATATCTCCTTCTACACTTTCTGCCGTTGATCCCAGTAAGGCATTCGCCTGCTCCAGCTCTGCAAGAATCCCATTATAGATCACTTCCTGCGTATCAAAAACCGGGTAGTTCACATCTTCCTTGGCTTTCGTCGCCTCCGAATATGGCAAATCCCCGTAAGCATCCGTCATAAACGAATAAAGACTCGCTCTTAACACAAG contains:
- a CDS encoding DUF5690 family protein, which codes for MWPIENNYKHMKTMPAVFRMSFPKRSTYMLMTGAFLCYTGMYAVRKAFLAGQYLDAGFYGMDLKTVLVISQVLGYMFSKFLGIKLVSEMTPNRRAISLIALVGFGLLMLLAFAVLPINLKPFALFLNGFPLGMVFGLVFSYLEGRKNTELLAAALSATFIFSTGLVKSAGLWLMQDFGIGEFFMPFLTGLLFFPFFLVSVRMLSSSQQRSTEDLMLRSERLPMNARQRMDFLRKNGLVFGGLVVVYVLLTIVRDFRDNFMVEFWAELGMHGSPQLITLTEIPVAVLVLVIAAFGVLIRDNRKAFDYGIYLSMTCCIGIVVLTFVFEKGVMSPIWWMIINGVGLYLPYILFHCLIFERFIAMLRFSGNVGFLFYTADALGYSGSVGVMLFKEFSGSQVTWVNFLGDLNQIAGIIMTAVCIITLILLHGKSKRQPEFALNT
- a CDS encoding HAD family hydrolase; translated protein: MRKKHYIKLIVFDMAGTTVNENNVVYKTLQLAINKLGHDVTLHDVLLNGGGKEKLQAIRDIMRPAYNSSDSLEKDAQAAFSDFLILLKDAYENLTVTTYEGTVALFEYLRKNGVKTALNTGYNTKTALSLLEKLNWGEGQTFDALVTADDVDRSRPAPDMILLAMEKCGISNPKEVAKVGDSMVDIEEGKAAHCGLTFGVTTGAQTADQLNAARPDFIIDSLPELKSIIAIRG
- a CDS encoding TIGR03364 family FAD-dependent oxidoreductase; protein product: MNPQHAIVIGAGIVGLSVTRALHAQGWKVTVIERHPQAQGASVRNFGMIWPIGQAQGPSFDRAVRTREIWLEMAQKAGFWVEQTGALHLAYTDLELQVVSEYVSAMKGKNSARQLSPEETLAKSPATVGKGLKGALWTTEEMIVDPREAIAKTANYLESLQGVDFVWNRAISRIEGNTVYSGQKSWSADKIFVCSGADFETLYPELFESTPITKCKLQMMRLVQQPQSWRIGPPLCAGLSFIHYKGFQVAASLPKLKETYTGQYQELLDLGIHVMVSQNGKGELTIGDSHEYGLNFTPFDSKHINQLILEVLRTFAQFKDWEIDSSWHGIYPKMTNGATEFVHQVDDIVTIVNGMGGAGMTLSFGLGEEVVASSPNR
- a CDS encoding helix-turn-helix domain-containing protein, giving the protein MEHEVIVQISNKIKSIRKEKGMTLQDVADLAGVTKGLISQIENSRTIPSLLVLIQIIKALEVDLDSFFTELDLHARESPVLIRRKSAYERFEKEAASGYEYFRVFTKKVKQSTIDIVLLEIQPGSTRDFVQTDAFEYKFIISGSVRYIFRDQEIDLESGDSMLFDGRLEHNPVNVGNIPVQMLVVYFFEDKV
- a CDS encoding phosphonate degradation HD-domain oxygenase, which codes for MDKKASKLSSAKRVDMVFDLYRKFGQEDYIGEPVSQIEHMSQSAQIAEKEGHDDEVILAAFFHDIGHLCVNQGDFETMHGYGILSHEKIGADFLRDIGFPERIAKLVENHVQAKRYLTYRYPEYYEKLSQASRKTLEFQGGKMNEDEAVAFETDPLFELSLKMRTWDEMAKEENIPLPDLESYIRMAERLIN
- a CDS encoding alkaline phosphatase family protein; its protein translation is MLKKSIIYAALAFCFFRIGTVKGQEYKTENIILITLDGLRWQEVFKGADSLLVDDTGMVKEPGSLLEDFWNIDPLVRRGMLLPFLWNTIAEEGQIYGNRAYGNKVDNSNKMWFSYPGYNEVLSGFADDRHINSNDKINNPNVTFLEYLNQKPGFKGKVMAFGSWDVFPYIINEERSAVPVNAGFDIAEGADLSPEEILTNKMQSEIRGPWGGVRLDVFTQNYAMAALKNKKPRVLYVSYGETDDWAHGNQYDQYIWSAKQTDAYIKEIWDFVQSDPQYKDKTTMIITTDHGRGISKTSWRSHGSSVPEAGEIWMAAIGPDTPAGGEMKSQGQWHSSMVARTIFQLLGMEYPDSKADRGIREMVEGTN
- a CDS encoding SusD/RagB family nutrient-binding outer membrane lipoprotein produces the protein MNFNTKYIAGIGLAAMLSLVSCDKDFDEVNTNPNSPEMVSSSLLLPNIIRNTTNEISGKAWGYGNVVMQQTAKIQFTNEDRYNWGPEGNPYSTFYNSIRDLNNVIEISTAAGQSNYVGIALVLRASLYSFMTDAYGDLPYSEATKAKEDVNYPVFDTQEVIYNGILAELEQANALLGSTAESVEGDILFDGNVVRWKKYANSLRLRMLMRLSDRMNPAAGMQAIVSDPTQYPIFTSNDDQAALQYLQDVPNQHGLYTTRSGSFDEYRLSERMENVLKELEDPRLYAYAQPTNDSGAGVIGTKDDYQGVPNGLADEEALAYSPSGDPTKGGSNFISRVGYLWSCSACTPLANPIGAQAILMSYSELQFVLAEARERGYITTGTAEDYYKNGIESSFAYYKSRYEIINLPQIADKLVVGDAYFAQPEVAYTGSTEEKLSKIGTQKWLALYFSGMEGWYDWRRTDYPKITPGPAAYINTVPVRFMYPSSVQSLNKANYESAIARQGPDAITTRVWWDMD